A stretch of DNA from Arachis hypogaea cultivar Tifrunner chromosome 19, arahy.Tifrunner.gnm2.J5K5, whole genome shotgun sequence:
TCTATCAAACTATCAAACAAAATTGGCCCTTGTGACTTGTGTCACATACAGGCCCAACACCATTACTCATTTCCTATGCATATCCCTACCATAATTGGCTTTATAACCAGGAAGTATGTTTTGAAACTAGGGCCTTATAaggttaaaatttcaattttattctttgtATTTTAACCTCTTCTCTTTTCCCACTATATTCTTAGTCTCTGCCTCTTTTCAAGTAGTTCAGTTTCCAATTTTACAACCCAACAAGGCAACAACATTCTTCTCTTGTGTATTTTGTAGGTGAGTTCTGGTGCAGTTTTTTCGTGTGAAGCTAATAGTTTAGAgttattaaatgataatttagtcaaacttgttaaattatttaatgattctcAATTATCAGTTTCATATGAAGTTAACTGCAtttgatttttcatttattttgtatCATGAAATTACACAAAGTGATGCTACATCTTTTTAACTACTTAAAATAGAAACAATATTTTGGAATAGGTATTGAAAATATGTAAGGAAAGCAAGAATATGAAAGGCATAATAAAGGCCtgtttgaaaagttttaaaaataattttttgagttttttgacttatgaaaattagtagtattaatgtctggtacaatttttaaaattaaattgtaactttctaagaagctatttatgagtttatagagaagttaaaaaaatgacttggtctcataatattactattttttatcacatttctataaaataagcatttttagaactaaaaattcaaatataaaataacttatttataaactatttttaatatagcaatttattatttaagctaatttttttaaaaagaatttaattaaccTGTTTATCCAAACTGGATCTaagtgtaaaattaaaataaaataatgaaaaaatagagATTTTAATACAATTTAGGAGATTAACAAGTgtcctaaaatatattttttaattaaatataaaaggtaAGGATCCTTCTGATATCATAATATCATATCGTGGGCCAAGTGGTCTACCTTGGAATACAAGAAAACTGAAAGTGTGAAAGAACATTAACAAAATGGTGCAGAGTTCTAATATGGTGAATTATTGCTCTTATGTTTAGTTACGTTGATGCCTTGATGGGCTCCTGTGGTTGACACTGGCTGATTTTGCATGCGGGGATGATCAGTGGTCTTGGTCACCCATAAACGAGAAATtataataattcatatattttacaTGCACCTGATTTTTATCAAAATGTTTAGTTGATTCAGTAATTTCAGTTGCATAGCTTTGATATTATTGGTTTGAACTTTGAGTGTCATGTTATTCAttcagtaatatttttttagttcagAAACGTAATCCTGTCACTTTTTAATTTAGGTATGGAACGAGGAATGATGTAGGACATAGTTATGGAGTGTATGAGTGTTTTATATAATTGTAGTGTCAAGAGCAAATTGGAATCTctaatttgtgtttaaaaaattaaaaaaaattgcattacacaaatcggaccgtccgattttaattttaaacaatttaaaaaaatttaataatgaaATCGGACTATccgatttttgttttcaaaacaaaaaaaattggacaGTCCAATTTCTTTACTTTATGGTTTAGAAAACAATTATTCCACATTCATGTCTAGCACCATCTACCTCCATATCTATGCACAACACACACAGAATCTGCATATCCAAAAGTGAGCCTAAACCTGTTTGGatgtaaaaaagaaaatgaaaaaaaaataagaaaaaaataattatttatatgttatttggataaataaaaaatagtataaaattatatcaataCTTTTgataaagtataaatatttttatttatttatattttgttacattttataaatattataattttatatatttgatttaaattatttatttaatacatataatatttaaatataaatctctattataataatatattaaaactaaatttatattaataattgttaataataatataactaagGATAGTAttagaaatacaaaaatatagcattttctttcttattttcttacTTGTGATCAAAAGAAAATTTGATTAGTAGgatacacaaattttttttacttCCTATTTTCTTTgataatcaaacaaaaaaatattatttttcattcaattttttttattcattttctctGCAACCaaacataatataataatttttaaactaagttGAATCAAATTACACTTGCATACACGTATTTTTTTTCTTGTATACAATCTTAATCTGCATagccttttctttctttgtttgcgTCTTCTTtgtctccctttttcttcttttctttcaccTTTGTCTTTTTTTACATTATTAtcctgcattttttttattttgttttttctctttcactaaaaaaataataacaaaaaaaaataaaactcatGATACATTTTTATGATGAACAAATTATTTATCatcaattcaaaaatttaaaggaataaaaaatagatatataaattaagagaaaacaacatatatatttatttgtcATAGAATGTTATATATTTTGTCATAGATATTGtgtcataaaaattttttttctgttatttatatattttgaccactagagatttattttttatattttgttcatCCTATTGAGATTTCTGTATTACTTTTACGAAATTTATGTgttgttttgttttattaaaatttattttttgtattttctgttgtaattaaaaaattttttacgctatgattaaaaaattttgatgttattttatttttgataatttttaattggttaaatttttttatgttatagttaaaatttttttgtgttattttcaaagaattttgatattttttttgtttttgataacttttaattgattaaaaaatttcatgtgtaatgattaaaaaattttttatatcacaattaaaaaattttattatttttatttctgataATTACTAACGTGCGTTTTGTAACTCAAACATTAAACTAAATATACCCTTTGACTTATTAACATTATTATTCATCTACTTTAGCGTCCATGATTCTCAAACTATGAATTGAAAATAAAACATACACACAATAAAAAGGTGCATAAAAATTCAAGTACGTGAATATAAAGTTATGTTTGTTTTGTGtttattttgaaacataaacatagAGATATAGAcacaaacacaaatttttttaacttgtttagtatttaagtaCAAGACaggctaatttttttaaaattaaaaaaatgatgtaTAATTCAGTATCATAGTTaattggtgtatttttttttatataaatttaaaattttttattttagtttaaataaCAAATTAGACCCTCAAATTTGATAAATCGTAAGGTCAGATTTTCATAGTGCACAAATTAAAATTGTGGTGAGATAAATTTTTTTCGCTTTCAAACAAATTGAAGAGTCCGATTTGtaggtttaaaatattttttaacactaACATGCAAATTTAACCCTCAAatttgcatttaaaaaaaattaaaaaccacaAATCTAACCCCCTCAAATTTGtggcataaaaaaattttaaaatccacaTTTATGATAATCTACACACAAAAAACACACCAACTCTTCACATtatttaaagagtaaagtatcgtttttgtctccaacgtttgggataaatcttatttgtgtctctaacatttaaatcgtcatatttgtatccctaacgtttgtaaaagtgattcaatattattctgccgtcaattacacatcatatgcgctttagtttgaattttaaaaatctcttcttgaagttagaatacaaatgtctgagaTAGAATCGACGATCCACTCCGAAATATAACTCAtcaaagttgaaactaattcctacaacatttatataattcactcttttagggacataattgaatctatacacaaatagtgggtataatattaaaatcgaacacatccaagtgagacctaattgagaatgaatatatctaagtgagaataattgaaaaatataatctgatttgttagtataattaatagtaggataacattgaatcatttttataaatgttagggatacaaataggaggATTTAAACGTTAAGGACATAAATatgacttaccccaaacgttaagaacaaaacaatactttactcttatttAAAAATACCACCAAaatctcaaaaataaaaataaaaaatggacaaaacacacaaatctcaatcttattaaaattttaatattatccttATTGCAAACTATTATAAGTGTCACCACTACACAGTTACTATATTAACCAAACCACCACCATCAACAATTCAAGCACCGTCTCaaccaaataattataattaaaaatctaaaactaaataacaaatttaatataacaaatattattaaaaaaaataatctaacaaaattaatacaaaattattttaataaaatttaaccaaaatataaacaaataaaaaattaaattatacaaaaaaaaaaaagcagaacaaGACCATATTCACTTGAGTGAAAAAGTTGTTAACATAACATGCTCATTTGAAACACTATCATTTGCTAGTTCCAGCATGGTTGATCCATCTAAATACTATGATTATGTCACATATTTGTTCTAAGTTGGAAAGATTATATATATTATGGTGACGCATATAATCAAAGTAAGGGTAACAGTCTCAAAGTTGGTCACATATATATGTGTCATCAAAGTCCAGCGTAGGAAAACGATGGATTGATTTGGTAGAGAATGATTAGCAAAGTAAGTCCCAATTCCGAAAGACAAACGAGTCGTGACAATGGCGAATAACTTGTCTCAGACACAGATCGCAAAGTAAGGATTGACTACTGCTTCCAATGTACGGTGATGCTCCTTCACTCTTCACCATCCTTATATAACTAGTGAAGTCATCATCACCACCTAAGTAtaccttattatttaatttaacaaaacTTTATTTGTGTGTTTACAAATCATTACTCTAACACTAAAAAGATTGATATATATCATACGAAAGTTCTAAGAAAACTAATAATAACATATTAAGCACTGACATTTTATAGTGAGTTATTGTATTTGTGTGTCGGATacattttgaatattatattcATTAAGAGGAAGTATAGGGAGTTAATAGAATAGTTGTACAATGTATATAATAGAGGTTTAGGGTAacattagagatataaccattagtgttacattttttCATCGGtttaagtttttgggatgagtaaTTTCATAATATGATATCAGAACTTTTTCGAATACGTTTGGACCATCACATGTTAACATGTTTAAGTCAAGCCTTATTCTTAGTATTGTTGaaatgattttaaaaataatatataatattatatattaaaataatttaaaaattattttatattttaatatcaacaaaatattaaaatatcattatgatttatttaaaaaaatattttatattatatatatatatgaacctataattgtaaaattttaaaattgtgtgTTGACGTGTCTAATATTCGTACATCATAATAACAGTTCTAAGATTCATTCCAAGgcaaaattaattaaagaaaaaacattatttttctgaagctataaaaatttaattaattgagATTCTTGCCCTGCATGATGACTATCATCATTGAACTGTTTCTGATCTATTGATGATGAGTGGCTGAGTgcatagattattattattattattattattattattattagcacaTCTTTATTTTTGAGCTTAAGCAATGAATATGAATAGAGAATAAACTTGGACTTAAAATCTTATCAGAAAGTGTAACATGATCATAGAGGAATGTAACCAGGGGCGAAGCTACTTACATAAAAAAGGATAATGACtctcctaattttaattttttacatgtaaattatatataaattttagtttatcttttcttaaaattttattttaatcttattttattgtgtaaatatttttggcTCCTCTAATATTTCATCTAGCTCCGTTCCTGAATGTAACAACATCATTGATATTACATTATTTACCGTTCATAGATATATCATGTCACTCACCTTGCCCtggttatttacttatttttcatAAATGATTACAAACAGTAACAATTTGATTTTTCTTAGAAGTTAGAACATGTTAAGAAATTTCTGCATTCAATTGGAAGAAGAACAAGTTCTGTCGGTGGAGCATCATTCAAAACTAACTAATAAGCATGATATCAACCAAGTACCAACCATGCTTTAATTTGTACTTTTTTCAATTTAATAGAATTAGCAGAACATAGAGTTATTTGTATTGCTTTAATTAATGCTAAGCATAATTAAGTGAATGAAATATCATCACGAGAGTACGATTTAAGATGTGACAAAGGGTACAGAGTATGAAATAGGCATGTCAAGTCGCTGTTCTTCTTTTTATTGTCTCTCACTCAGTATTTAACGTTAAATCACATCCATTTCAGAAACTCAGAGCTATCccgcaattctctctctctcctactatcttttttcttattttcttttttttttttactatttgagTTCCaacttttcttttgttcttgactTGACACCTtgacttttttttctctctcaattTTCTATTGGTGGTTTAACTGTTTTCCTTGGCGTTTGGCTCcaattctttttagttttttacttCACTCATGTCTTTAGATTGCAACCTTTTTTGGTTATTATTTTAATAGATGGGAGAGAGTCCCAGGTCCCATGTGCCaatgttttttgtttgtttgcttttgagAGAGAAAACTGAAAAGAAGTGAACAAGAGTGGCTACTAGCTTTAAGCTTCTTAGCTACTTAACttagtagagagagagagagagagagaacataGAATCTATAAGTTTGTAGAAACTCACATGCAACAaccccttttggttttggaaaTAGGCTCCTGCTGCTTAACCTTATTTTTTGGTTGCAAACAGAAGTAGTGGTGGGggttagagagagaaaagagggaacTTGTTTCATTGCAAACAGCACTGAAGAAATGACTAAAGAAGAAGACTTTAAGCTCCTTAAAATCCAGGTCTTTCTCCATTCCATTCATTCACATGCTTTCTGTCTTTTGAGAGAACCTCTTTTCGTTCATTTTTATGCCCCCTTTCCTTTttattctagtttttagtttCCTATCAACACTGCAAAGTTTGGCATTGGTCTTTTCCTCAGGAatctttacttatttatttattttcttcttttgttgctttttattttttatttttaacatctaCAGACTTGTGTTCTCAAAGTGAACATTCACTGTGATGGGTGTAAGCAGAAAGTGAAGAAACTCCTTCAGAGAATTGAAGGTCTCACACTCACTCACTTTCTTTTCATCTCTTTTAGTATTTCCCATATTCTGTCTTGTCCTTACTATTTACTCACATTGCTCTCACTATCCTCATTCTTGAGGATAAGATGTACGGTCCATAAAGCATTGGGTAAATATTTCTTATATAGCACATTTTATAGTTTATTAATCATAATCAAACTGAGTGTGGGAATATTATTTACTCACTTCCAAAGGCAACTCTATTGGGAGTTATGGAAATAATAGTAAAACTGAAAGCGAAAATTGTCTTTGCCTGTCTTAGTTTACCTTGGTGTATTAAATGTAGAGAGGTGTAAAGTTAAGCTATATAATAATCAATTTGAAGTGCTCTTACAAATGGTTAACAATTTAAGCTTTGTGTCACTTTGGAATGCTCTGAAAAGTGGAGTAACTTGCATCTTTATACACTTCCTACTAGGTGGACATAATATTTTGGAGTTGTTCTTTTGGTTAATATGAAATTTTGGAATAATAGTTTTGGTCTCTACAGGTGTCTACCAAGTTCAAATAGATGCAGATCAGCAGAAAGTAACAGTTTCAGGAAGTGTGGATGCTGCAACTTTGATTAAGAAACTGGTCAGAGCTGGCAAATATGCTGAGCCATGGTCTCAGCAGAAAACAAATCAGAATCCAaagcagaagaacaacaacaatattGTCAAAGATGACAAGAACAAAGGGGGGCAAAAGCAGCAAGGACTGGTGAAGGGTCTTGAGGCCTTCAAGAATCAGCAGCAGAAGTTCCCATCTGCCTTTAGTTCTGAAGAGGATGATGATTACTACGACTACGATGATGAGGACAAAGACGATGACGAAGAGATGCGATTCATTAGGGAAAAAGCCAACCAACTTCATTTGCTGAGGCAGcaggcagcagcagcagcagcagcagaagcAAACAACTTGAAGAAAGGTGTTGGAGCAATTTCTGGTGGTTCCAACAATGTTAAAATGAACAACAATGCTGGCAATAACAACAATGTTGGTAAAAAGGGAGGACCTGGTAATAACATGGGACTTAAGGATGGTCATGGTGGTGTTCTTGATCAGAAAACCATGGCAGCACTGAAATTGAACAATGGCCACATGGGGGGTGGTGAAGGACTCAATCTTGGAGAAGCCAAAAGGGCTAGTGACATTGGTGCAATGATGAATCTAGCTGGTTTCAA
This window harbors:
- the LOC112776711 gene encoding heavy metal-associated isoprenylated plant protein 37, which produces MTKEEDFKLLKIQTCVLKVNIHCDGCKQKVKKLLQRIEGVYQVQIDADQQKVTVSGSVDAATLIKKLVRAGKYAEPWSQQKTNQNPKQKNNNNIVKDDKNKGGQKQQGLVKGLEAFKNQQQKFPSAFSSEEDDDYYDYDDEDKDDDEEMRFIREKANQLHLLRQQAAAAAAAEANNLKKGVGAISGGSNNVKMNNNAGNNNNVGKKGGPGNNMGLKDGHGGVLDQKTMAALKLNNGHMGGGEGLNLGEAKRASDIGAMMNLAGFNGNNNNNVANNVGNATVLGANSNGLGGFPVLSNNMAPGSTAAVLPNGAFSTGQYPSSLLMNMNGFNNHPSPSPLMMNMNMQARQAMQQQPQMMYHRSPFVPPNTGYYYNHSNNYSPANYSYALPNYYPHQCPATDDNSAAHMFSDDNTSSCSIM